A region of Maridesulfovibrio sp. DNA encodes the following proteins:
- a CDS encoding aminopeptidase, translating to MNKQLEHEPKSCWEIFKDEEHQQAMDDLAARYIDFLSRCKTERETIKYVEDRLREEGFEDYLGADQCFRSFRDKTIFIARKGKNPLSDGFRLVGAHADTPRLDFKQHPLYEDLGMSMAKTHYYGGIRKYQWLARPLSLHGVVVKADGTKVDVVIGEDADDPVLSILDLLPHLAYKQVEKKVSDAFEAEKLNILMGHSMSFTKDEDDEDECEDKPSVKRKLLELLNDKYGIVEEDLFSAEMHIVPAGPARYVGLDKSVVGGYGQDDRSCVFLALEAFLNAPEPDHAQIVLFYDKEEIGSEGSTGAKSLFFEYCLEDLIEAWEPNAKMSRVMMAGKALSTDVHAAIDPDYQDVHEKLNSAYLGYGPCFCKFTGHRGKVGANDAHPEFVAWLRNILNEAGAPWQMAELGKVDLGGGGTVAKFLALYGMDVIDFGPPVLSMHSPFELTSKADLYATELAFRTFLKN from the coding sequence ATGAATAAACAACTCGAACATGAACCTAAAAGCTGCTGGGAAATTTTTAAAGACGAAGAACACCAGCAGGCTATGGATGATCTCGCAGCCCGTTACATCGATTTCCTGAGTCGCTGTAAAACAGAACGTGAAACCATTAAATACGTCGAAGACAGGCTTCGTGAAGAAGGATTTGAAGATTATCTCGGCGCGGACCAGTGCTTCCGTTCCTTTAGGGATAAGACAATTTTTATTGCCCGTAAGGGTAAAAATCCCCTTTCAGATGGTTTCCGTCTGGTAGGCGCGCATGCTGATACCCCCCGGCTCGATTTTAAGCAGCACCCCCTGTATGAAGATCTGGGCATGTCTATGGCCAAAACTCATTATTATGGCGGTATCCGTAAATATCAATGGCTGGCACGTCCTCTTTCCCTGCACGGTGTAGTGGTTAAGGCCGACGGTACCAAAGTTGATGTTGTGATTGGCGAGGATGCTGATGATCCGGTCCTTTCCATTCTCGATCTGTTGCCGCATCTTGCTTATAAGCAGGTGGAAAAGAAGGTCAGTGACGCTTTTGAAGCAGAGAAACTGAATATTCTCATGGGGCACTCCATGTCTTTTACCAAAGATGAGGATGATGAAGATGAGTGCGAAGACAAACCTTCGGTAAAACGTAAGCTCTTGGAACTTCTTAACGATAAATACGGCATAGTGGAAGAAGACCTGTTTAGTGCTGAAATGCATATTGTACCAGCAGGACCGGCCCGTTATGTAGGATTGGATAAGTCCGTTGTCGGCGGATATGGTCAGGATGACCGTTCCTGCGTTTTTCTCGCTCTGGAAGCTTTTCTGAATGCCCCTGAACCGGATCACGCCCAGATTGTGCTTTTCTACGATAAGGAAGAGATCGGCTCGGAAGGGTCCACCGGTGCCAAGTCTCTCTTTTTTGAGTACTGCCTTGAAGATTTGATCGAAGCATGGGAACCCAATGCCAAGATGTCTCGGGTAATGATGGCAGGAAAAGCCCTTTCTACTGATGTTCATGCAGCAATCGATCCTGATTATCAGGATGTTCATGAAAAGCTTAACTCTGCATATCTTGGGTACGGCCCTTGTTTCTGCAAATTTACCGGACATCGCGGTAAAGTAGGGGCGAACGATGCTCACCCTGAGTTCGTTGCATGGCTTCGTAATATTCTCAATGAAGCCGGGGCTCCGTGGCAGATGGCCGAGCTGGGTAAAGTTGACCTTGGCGGCGGCGGTACTGTCGCTAAATTCCTTGCCCTTTATGGTATGGATGTAATCGATTTCGGACCTCCGGTGCTCTCAATGCATAGTCCCTTCGAGCTGACCAGTAAGGCTGACTTGTATGCTACTGAACTGGCTTTCAGGACTTTTCTAAAGAACTAA
- the selB gene encoding selenocysteine-specific translation elongation factor, whose product MPVVMGTAGHIDHGKTSLIKALTGTDCDRLAEEKKRGITIELGFASLDLGGDEQLSIIDVPGHEKFVKNMVAGAAGIDFVLLVIAADEGVMPQTREHLEICTLLGIEKGFVVLTKSDMVDEEWMELVQEDVREFLASSFLAEAPILAVSSHTGQGLDELRGEIASFMKDFSPKRRTDLARLPVDRVFTMKGHGTVVTGTLISGQLSVGDDVVLYPKLTETKVRSLQSHGVSVESAPAGRRTAINLHGVEVEDIERGEILGRPGTLFPSKVWDVELTCLPSSPKSLKHRKEVHFHHGSKEVMAKVYFLDREKLEKGERAVCQIRFDKPMTGVYGDRVVLRSFSPLRTIAGGSIINPLGRKVKRFSDDVKRLESLIAAEPEELVLTQLDLAGRTGLTFQELSILSNVASKPLEKMLQSMGGQQKIFLYDKENRSYVSGTHYEDLVQGLLNHLEEFHRNEPMKPGVSRGEIGSTYGKGLPEKLFHSIVERLLKKEELVAEQEILHLPGHKVSLASDQQKLRDTLMATYEEGGLTPPNLKDVLDPLGLVFKEATPVYRLLQDEGLLVRIKEDMYFAKSAVEGLQKKLEAYFAENEELGPQDFKALVGLSRKFSIPLLEYMDKEKITIRVGDKRRLRRQN is encoded by the coding sequence ATGCCCGTAGTTATGGGAACTGCCGGTCATATTGACCATGGTAAGACCAGCCTGATCAAGGCATTGACTGGAACTGACTGCGACCGTCTGGCCGAGGAAAAGAAGCGTGGCATCACCATTGAACTGGGGTTCGCAAGCCTTGATCTCGGCGGTGATGAACAGCTGAGTATTATTGATGTTCCGGGCCATGAAAAATTTGTGAAAAATATGGTTGCCGGGGCTGCGGGTATTGATTTTGTGCTGCTGGTCATAGCCGCAGATGAGGGAGTAATGCCCCAGACCCGTGAACATCTGGAAATCTGTACCTTGCTTGGTATTGAAAAAGGTTTCGTTGTCCTGACCAAGTCCGATATGGTCGATGAAGAATGGATGGAATTGGTTCAGGAAGATGTGCGGGAATTTTTAGCATCGAGCTTTCTGGCTGAGGCCCCTATCCTTGCTGTTTCCTCACATACCGGACAGGGGTTGGATGAATTGCGCGGCGAGATTGCTAGTTTTATGAAAGATTTCTCTCCGAAACGCAGGACCGACCTTGCTCGTTTGCCCGTGGATCGTGTTTTTACCATGAAAGGACACGGCACGGTTGTAACCGGGACTTTGATTTCCGGGCAGCTGTCTGTAGGGGATGATGTTGTGCTTTATCCCAAGCTGACTGAAACAAAGGTTCGTAGCCTGCAATCGCACGGGGTTTCTGTAGAGAGCGCCCCGGCCGGACGCAGGACAGCCATAAATCTGCACGGCGTTGAAGTCGAAGATATTGAGCGTGGTGAAATTTTGGGGCGACCGGGAACGCTTTTCCCATCCAAGGTTTGGGATGTGGAATTGACCTGTCTTCCGTCGTCACCGAAAAGTTTGAAACACCGAAAGGAAGTTCATTTCCACCACGGCTCTAAAGAAGTTATGGCCAAGGTTTATTTTCTGGACCGCGAAAAACTTGAAAAGGGCGAACGGGCAGTCTGTCAGATCCGTTTTGATAAACCCATGACAGGGGTTTACGGAGACCGTGTGGTGCTGCGTTCTTTTTCCCCGTTGCGTACCATTGCCGGGGGCAGCATCATCAATCCGCTGGGTCGCAAGGTGAAACGCTTTTCTGATGATGTAAAGCGTCTGGAGTCGCTCATTGCTGCCGAGCCTGAAGAATTGGTTTTGACCCAGCTTGATCTGGCTGGAAGAACGGGACTTACTTTTCAGGAACTTTCCATTTTGAGTAATGTGGCCTCAAAACCTTTGGAGAAAATGCTGCAGAGCATGGGCGGGCAGCAGAAAATTTTCTTGTACGACAAGGAAAACCGCAGCTACGTTTCCGGCACTCATTACGAAGATCTTGTGCAGGGATTACTGAATCACCTCGAGGAATTTCATCGGAATGAACCTATGAAGCCGGGGGTTTCTCGCGGGGAGATCGGTTCTACCTATGGAAAAGGGCTGCCGGAAAAGCTGTTCCATTCCATTGTAGAACGTTTGCTCAAGAAAGAGGAACTCGTGGCCGAACAGGAAATTTTGCATCTGCCCGGTCATAAAGTCTCTCTTGCTTCGGACCAGCAGAAGCTGCGTGATACCCTGATGGCTACCTATGAGGAGGGAGGGCTGACCCCTCCCAATTTAAAAGATGTTCTCGATCCTCTTGGACTTGTCTTTAAGGAAGCTACCCCGGTCTATAGGCTCCTGCAGGATGAAGGACTGCTGGTAAGGATCAAGGAAGATATGTATTTCGCCAAGTCTGCAGTTGAAGGTTTGCAGAAGAAACTCGAGGCTTACTTTGCGGAAAATGAAGAACTCGGGCCGCAGGATTTTAAGGCTTTGGTCGGTTTGTCTCGAAAATTTTCCATTCCGCTGTTGGAGTACATGGATAAAGAGAAGATAACCATCAGAGTCGGTGATAAGCGCAGGTTGCGTAGACAGAATTGA
- a CDS encoding DNA internalization-related competence protein ComEC/Rec2 yields the protein MLSVENSISGNRSGLPGLFFWELLIPAFVFGILSIEWVLPSLTALLVYTLIVFVFRPEKGTAFLLLLLFGFGHWYAGFMLPPGPSGMPEWMAGREKVQLSGTIHSLKGAPGQRLKILLENVTCNSTKGQTRLDGFLNWTWDEPDQRPFAGQQVSLRVRVKPIHGFRNDGLWDYDFYCRTQDIRYRTYSRGPIKNGGLKPYEPQVLQKLRASLHEHILKNAPPNQGGAIFPALLAGDRFYLSRDSVELIRRAGVSHILALSGLHVGFIVAMGFGLSWIAGGIYPRIYLRITRMRLGVLFSILPVLLYLWLGQFSPSLLRAVCMFGFWGLLMFINRGRMLLDGLFLAVLLILVFSPLSVFDLGFQLSVLAVGGIILFYPLFSRLLPAGISVSSKAVRFILALIFISLCANIALLPVLIWNFGVLTPNLLFNVLFVPLIGSFILPVCGVGGLLASYASPQLSKYLFSSGSVTFEWLLGLVQKSVNAGMLPEYAFYRPHWEGLLIYYLLLGAVLLFSHGYVKRGKVLLLSALLLFAVRSYVCMGPEQVRMDVLDTGQSQCVVVTGPEGSRTVIDGGGGFGSSFDMGRSIVGPWLAYGHLPKVDNIFMTHGDRDHAGGLAFLLEKFSVGSFYSNGDLPKGIVGERFRAAFKENGIEPQVLTKGTEVILEPGLIMEVLHPYASFAGSTNDRSLYLRLLWNGHPLLSISGDLDCKGLRAVLESGNELSSSVLVLPHHGSAGSFSPELYERVNPEIAIAACGFLNRFKFVSKKVEQELKKRHICMYTTSANGMLAVKWNRDGRILTVR from the coding sequence ATGCTTTCTGTTGAGAATTCTATTTCCGGGAACAGGTCCGGTCTTCCGGGCCTGTTTTTCTGGGAGCTTCTTATTCCTGCCTTTGTTTTCGGCATCCTGTCTATCGAATGGGTGCTTCCTTCCCTGACTGCTCTGCTGGTCTATACTTTAATTGTTTTTGTCTTCCGTCCTGAAAAGGGTACTGCTTTTCTGTTGCTGTTATTGTTCGGTTTCGGTCACTGGTATGCTGGATTTATGTTGCCTCCCGGGCCGTCCGGTATGCCTGAGTGGATGGCTGGGCGTGAAAAAGTGCAGCTTAGCGGGACTATTCACAGCCTCAAGGGAGCACCGGGCCAGCGTTTAAAGATATTGCTCGAAAATGTGACCTGCAACAGTACCAAAGGGCAGACCCGGCTTGATGGATTTCTGAATTGGACATGGGATGAACCTGATCAACGGCCTTTTGCGGGCCAGCAGGTTTCGCTTCGTGTACGTGTGAAGCCGATTCATGGATTTCGCAATGACGGATTGTGGGATTATGATTTCTACTGCCGGACTCAGGATATCCGTTACCGGACCTACTCGCGTGGACCGATCAAAAATGGAGGCCTGAAACCTTATGAACCGCAGGTCTTGCAGAAATTGAGGGCTTCACTGCATGAGCATATCCTTAAAAATGCCCCGCCGAATCAGGGAGGAGCTATTTTCCCGGCTTTACTCGCTGGTGACCGCTTTTATCTTTCGCGAGACAGTGTTGAGTTGATCCGCCGGGCCGGAGTTTCTCACATTCTGGCTCTTTCCGGTCTTCATGTTGGATTTATCGTTGCCATGGGATTCGGATTGTCATGGATCGCAGGGGGGATTTATCCCCGCATTTATCTAAGGATCACCCGTATGCGGCTGGGGGTGCTGTTTTCAATTCTCCCTGTCCTGCTTTATCTCTGGCTGGGCCAGTTCAGTCCATCTCTCTTGCGGGCAGTCTGCATGTTCGGCTTCTGGGGATTGCTCATGTTTATCAACCGGGGCAGGATGCTGCTGGACGGTTTGTTTCTTGCCGTGTTGCTGATTCTTGTGTTTTCGCCGCTCAGTGTTTTTGATCTCGGATTTCAGCTTTCGGTTCTGGCGGTGGGGGGGATTATTTTATTTTATCCTCTGTTTTCCCGGTTGTTGCCTGCAGGGATCAGTGTGTCGAGCAAGGCAGTTCGTTTTATTTTGGCCCTTATTTTTATCAGCCTGTGCGCGAATATAGCTTTGCTCCCCGTATTGATCTGGAATTTCGGGGTGCTTACACCGAATCTTTTGTTCAACGTGCTTTTTGTGCCCCTGATAGGTTCGTTTATCCTGCCGGTCTGCGGAGTGGGGGGGCTTCTCGCGTCATATGCAAGCCCTCAACTTTCCAAATATTTATTTTCATCAGGCTCCGTGACCTTTGAGTGGTTGCTTGGCTTGGTGCAGAAATCAGTCAATGCCGGGATGCTGCCGGAATATGCCTTCTACCGTCCGCATTGGGAAGGTCTACTGATTTATTATCTTTTGCTAGGGGCTGTGCTGCTGTTTTCCCACGGATATGTGAAGCGGGGAAAGGTGTTGCTGCTTTCGGCCTTACTTCTTTTTGCTGTTCGCAGTTACGTGTGTATGGGGCCGGAACAGGTGCGCATGGATGTTCTGGATACCGGGCAGTCGCAGTGTGTTGTTGTCACCGGTCCTGAAGGTTCCCGGACCGTAATTGACGGTGGTGGCGGATTCGGCAGTAGCTTTGATATGGGGCGGTCAATCGTTGGCCCGTGGCTGGCATATGGCCATCTGCCGAAGGTGGACAATATTTTTATGACCCACGGAGACCGGGACCATGCCGGAGGCCTTGCTTTTTTGCTGGAGAAATTTTCCGTGGGTAGTTTTTATTCGAATGGTGATCTGCCGAAAGGAATTGTCGGGGAGCGTTTTAGGGCAGCCTTCAAAGAGAACGGAATTGAGCCTCAAGTCCTGACGAAAGGAACTGAGGTTATTTTGGAGCCGGGGCTGATTATGGAAGTTCTGCATCCGTATGCTTCTTTTGCCGGATCTACCAATGACCGTTCTCTATATCTTCGTCTGCTCTGGAACGGGCATCCTCTGCTGTCCATTTCCGGAGATTTGGATTGTAAAGGGCTCAGGGCTGTTTTAGAAAGCGGGAATGAGCTTTCATCAAGCGTGCTTGTGCTGCCGCACCATGGTAGTGCCGGATCATTTTCACCGGAATTATATGAGCGGGTTAATCCTGAAATTGCAATTGCCGCTTGCGGATTTTTGAATCGGTTTAAATTTGTTTCAAAAAAAGTTGAGCAGGAACTGAAAAAAAGACACATATGTATGTATACGACTTCTGCAAACGGAATGTTGGCAGTCAAATGGAATAGAGATGGCCGGATACTGACTGTTCGTTGA
- the selA gene encoding L-seryl-tRNA(Sec) selenium transferase, whose translation MSNLFKYLPSVDSVLTRLEDEGVIDGLPRTLSRDLVNGFLDVCREEIKGGIITEEKQLSADVLFPRLTCHVRAGAKPHFRRVLNATGVVVHTNLGRSLLAESAVRAVTEACACYSNLEFDLNTGERGSRYSHVEKLICEITGAEAALVVNNNASAVLITLETLAKGREAIVSRGQLVEIGGSFRIPDVMSKSGAFLREVGATNRTHLHDYENAINEETALLMKVHTSNFRVIGFTKEVSGGELAELGRKHGLPVYEDLGSGNLTNFSGLGLMREPTVQEVVSEDVDVVSFSGDKVLGGPQAGIIVGKKKYIDAIKKNPLNRAVRIDKMTLAALEATLRLYLDPETAKREVPTVRMITEQPENLKKQAQALARTLRRGLSETAKIGIREGVSRVGGGAFPEQDLKTFLVTVVPEGKVTVEELKEKLLSTEPPLVGRIEEDAFCLDPRTLAREEYKLCAEALHQVLEG comes from the coding sequence TTGTCCAATTTATTTAAATATCTGCCCTCTGTTGACTCTGTATTGACCCGTCTTGAAGATGAAGGTGTCATAGATGGATTGCCGAGGACCCTTTCCCGTGATCTGGTTAACGGTTTTCTCGATGTTTGCCGTGAAGAAATCAAGGGCGGAATCATTACTGAAGAAAAACAACTTTCGGCGGATGTTCTTTTTCCGCGTCTGACCTGCCATGTGCGGGCCGGTGCCAAGCCTCATTTCAGGCGGGTGCTTAATGCGACCGGGGTGGTTGTGCATACCAATCTCGGGAGATCGCTGCTGGCGGAGTCTGCCGTAAGGGCCGTTACCGAGGCTTGCGCCTGTTATTCCAACCTTGAGTTCGACCTTAATACCGGGGAGCGGGGCAGTCGTTACAGCCATGTGGAAAAATTAATCTGTGAGATTACGGGGGCCGAAGCTGCTCTGGTGGTCAACAACAACGCATCGGCAGTGCTGATTACCCTTGAAACTCTTGCCAAAGGACGTGAGGCTATCGTCTCGCGGGGCCAATTGGTCGAGATAGGAGGATCATTTCGTATCCCGGATGTTATGAGCAAAAGTGGGGCTTTTTTGCGTGAAGTGGGAGCGACCAATCGCACACACCTCCATGATTATGAGAATGCCATCAATGAAGAGACTGCGTTACTCATGAAGGTTCACACTTCCAATTTCCGGGTTATTGGTTTTACCAAGGAAGTTTCCGGCGGAGAACTTGCTGAACTGGGCCGCAAGCATGGTCTTCCTGTCTATGAAGATCTCGGCAGCGGTAATTTGACCAATTTTTCAGGGTTGGGACTGATGCGAGAACCCACGGTGCAGGAGGTTGTGTCCGAAGATGTGGACGTGGTTTCATTCTCTGGTGACAAAGTTCTCGGCGGACCGCAGGCTGGAATAATTGTCGGCAAAAAAAAATATATTGATGCAATCAAGAAAAATCCGCTCAACCGGGCGGTGCGTATCGACAAGATGACCCTCGCAGCCCTTGAAGCAACCTTGCGGCTGTATCTTGATCCGGAAACAGCCAAACGTGAAGTGCCGACAGTTCGTATGATTACCGAGCAGCCTGAGAATCTTAAAAAGCAGGCCCAGGCATTAGCCCGTACATTGCGCCGTGGATTGTCTGAAACTGCTAAGATCGGCATTCGTGAGGGTGTTTCCCGTGTCGGCGGTGGAGCTTTTCCAGAGCAGGACTTAAAAACTTTTCTGGTGACCGTGGTGCCGGAAGGTAAAGTAACAGTTGAAGAATTAAAGGAAAAACTTCTTTCAACAGAGCCCCCGCTGGTGGGGCGCATTGAAGAAGACGCATTCTGCCTTGACCCAAGAACGCTTGCCCGCGAAGAATATAAACTTTGCGCTGAAGCACTACATCAAGTTCTAGAAGGATAA
- a CDS encoding response regulator encodes MRVLIVDDDFYCRNMLHEIMKPYAQCDIAVNGEEAVFAFKRGLESGNTYDLVCLDLVMPEMDGQQALREIRSIEKDFKINDDSGVKVIVTTMLDDRKETHDAFFLGGATSYLVKPIEEDKLVKELKNLGFSV; translated from the coding sequence ATGAGAGTGCTGATTGTTGATGATGATTTTTATTGCCGCAATATGTTGCATGAGATCATGAAACCATATGCACAGTGCGATATTGCCGTTAACGGTGAGGAAGCTGTTTTCGCTTTTAAAAGAGGCCTTGAGTCCGGCAATACGTATGATCTTGTCTGTCTGGATCTGGTTATGCCGGAGATGGACGGACAGCAGGCTTTGCGTGAAATCCGGTCGATTGAAAAAGATTTCAAGATCAATGATGATTCCGGTGTAAAGGTCATTGTTACGACAATGCTTGATGACCGCAAAGAAACCCACGACGCTTTTTTTCTCGGTGGTGCAACCTCTTATCTGGTCAAACCCATTGAAGAGGATAAGCTGGTGAAAGAGCTGAAAAATCTCGGTTTTTCTGTGTAG
- the murA gene encoding UDP-N-acetylglucosamine 1-carboxyvinyltransferase, producing MDKLVIEGGVPLNGPIRVSGSKNAALPILLACILPEGPVCLSNVPRLRDIHTTLKLLDILGCETSFDGNTVCSEVKDLKIEAPYDLVKTMRASVLCLGPLLALKGEAKVALPGGCAIGARPVDLHLSAFEQMGATFDLDSGYIHGRCDKLKGAHIHFDFPTVGGTENVLMAAALAEGETIIENAAREPEVVDLARFLIACGAKISGHGTSIITVQGVSSLKGCNYKVMPDRIEAGTYMVAAAMTDGELLIQDCPFQELDSVVYKMRKMGVWLEEEDGGVRVRRTNGLISGVDITTQPYPGFPTDMQAQLMTLMCLSNGAGTIEEKIFENRFMHVQELVRMGANIKLKGRTAMIRGVDKLTGAPVMASDLRASASLVVAGLAAFGRTDVQRIYHLDRGYEKLEDKLSAVGARVWREKE from the coding sequence ATGGATAAATTAGTTATTGAAGGTGGGGTTCCCCTTAATGGTCCGATCAGAGTCAGTGGCTCAAAGAATGCAGCACTGCCCATCCTGTTGGCTTGTATTTTGCCCGAAGGACCGGTTTGTCTCAGCAATGTTCCCCGTTTGAGAGATATTCATACCACACTTAAGCTGCTTGATATTCTGGGCTGTGAGACTTCCTTTGACGGTAATACCGTATGCAGCGAAGTTAAAGACTTGAAGATTGAGGCCCCGTATGATCTGGTCAAAACCATGCGCGCCTCCGTGCTTTGTCTTGGTCCTTTGCTGGCCTTAAAAGGTGAGGCCAAGGTTGCTCTGCCCGGCGGATGTGCAATCGGTGCTCGTCCCGTTGATCTGCATTTGAGCGCATTTGAACAGATGGGCGCAACATTTGATCTCGATTCCGGTTACATACATGGCAGATGCGATAAACTTAAAGGCGCACACATTCACTTTGATTTCCCTACTGTCGGCGGTACCGAGAACGTGCTCATGGCTGCAGCTCTTGCTGAAGGTGAAACAATTATCGAAAACGCAGCCCGTGAGCCCGAAGTTGTGGATCTTGCCAGATTTCTGATTGCCTGCGGGGCGAAAATTTCCGGGCATGGGACCAGCATAATTACCGTGCAGGGCGTTTCTTCGCTCAAAGGGTGCAATTACAAGGTTATGCCTGATCGCATTGAAGCCGGAACCTACATGGTTGCCGCTGCAATGACCGATGGAGAGCTCTTGATTCAGGATTGCCCGTTTCAGGAGCTGGACTCCGTTGTTTACAAGATGCGCAAAATGGGCGTCTGGTTGGAGGAGGAAGATGGCGGAGTTCGCGTTCGCCGTACCAACGGCCTGATTTCAGGAGTGGATATCACCACCCAGCCCTATCCGGGATTTCCCACAGACATGCAGGCCCAGCTCATGACCCTGATGTGCCTTTCAAACGGTGCCGGGACCATTGAAGAAAAGATTTTTGAAAACCGTTTCATGCATGTACAGGAACTTGTGCGCATGGGGGCGAATATCAAGCTCAAAGGACGCACGGCCATGATTCGTGGCGTTGATAAGCTCACCGGTGCTCCGGTCATGGCTTCGGATCTGCGGGCCAGTGCTTCTCTTGTGGTTGCCGGACTGGCTGCTTTCGGGCGTACTGATGTGCAACGTATCTATCATCTTGATCGTGGATATGAAAAATTGGAAGATAAGCTTTCCGCTGTGGGCGCGAGGGTCTGGCGCGAGAAAGAGTAG
- a CDS encoding helix-turn-helix domain-containing protein has product MDTEHYITEQQVAKITALSLSKLRSDRHLCKGIPYHKIERTVRYRVNDIEKFMAEHRIEPVARS; this is encoded by the coding sequence ATGGATACCGAACATTACATTACTGAACAACAGGTTGCAAAGATCACGGCCTTGTCGCTCTCCAAGCTCAGAAGCGACCGCCACCTTTGTAAGGGCATCCCTTACCACAAGATCGAGCGCACCGTTCGATACAGAGTAAACGACATCGAAAAGTTCATGGCGGAACATCGCATTGAACCTGTTGCACGCAGCTAA
- a CDS encoding folylpolyglutamate synthase/dihydrofolate synthase family protein: MKFKNFVEFSAYLDDLGLFHMDLSLGRMEGFVHNWGGKSCFPVIHVVGTNGKGSTSSYLTSIACEHGLKVGTFTSPHFVTPRERITFNGAMLSEEKWCELANQVLEIAPQAGLTYFELLTCMALVAFKNNGVDLAVMEAGLGGRFDATNTVDPDLTVFTPIGLDHEKVLGATIDLIAADKADAMRENGIAITAVQVPEASTVLAARAAALGCKLHTIDDLDPVADLRPSLAGEHQRENAQLAVAAWRLFCRKSGVEFNADKVRSGVAKAFIAGRLQIVDSDRTYILDGAHNSHAFDALEAELKHSDVKPDVIIFSCMKDKNLGPVKETLLRLTDGAVIACGIENNERAYPYKELAEVLGERVKAAANIDEALAMLNSGDRTVLICGSLFLLAAFYTRYPEFLRMPPAA, from the coding sequence TTGAAATTTAAAAATTTTGTAGAATTCAGTGCTTATCTGGATGATCTCGGTCTTTTTCATATGGATTTGAGTCTCGGCAGAATGGAGGGATTTGTCCATAACTGGGGTGGAAAATCCTGCTTTCCGGTTATTCATGTGGTGGGGACTAATGGAAAAGGTTCAACCTCATCATATTTGACTTCTATCGCTTGTGAACACGGCTTGAAAGTCGGTACGTTTACATCTCCACATTTTGTTACTCCCCGTGAGAGAATTACCTTTAACGGGGCAATGCTTTCCGAAGAGAAGTGGTGTGAGCTTGCTAATCAGGTGCTGGAAATCGCTCCGCAGGCAGGATTGACTTATTTTGAGTTGCTGACCTGTATGGCGCTGGTTGCCTTTAAAAATAATGGAGTTGACCTGGCAGTGATGGAAGCCGGACTGGGGGGACGTTTTGACGCAACCAATACTGTTGACCCGGACCTGACCGTATTTACTCCTATAGGGCTGGATCATGAAAAAGTGCTCGGGGCAACAATTGATCTTATCGCGGCTGATAAGGCTGATGCCATGCGCGAAAACGGCATCGCGATTACAGCTGTACAGGTCCCGGAAGCATCTACGGTTCTTGCTGCCCGTGCTGCGGCGTTGGGCTGTAAGCTTCACACTATTGATGATCTTGATCCTGTTGCGGACCTCAGGCCGAGTCTTGCCGGGGAACATCAGAGGGAAAATGCACAGCTTGCCGTTGCGGCCTGGAGGCTGTTTTGCAGGAAGTCCGGCGTTGAATTTAATGCTGATAAGGTGCGTAGCGGGGTGGCAAAAGCGTTTATTGCCGGAAGGCTGCAAATAGTTGATTCGGATAGAACTTATATTCTTGACGGGGCACACAATTCCCATGCATTTGATGCTCTTGAGGCCGAGTTGAAACACTCAGACGTTAAACCGGATGTTATTATTTTTTCCTGCATGAAGGATAAAAATCTCGGTCCGGTTAAGGAAACCCTCTTGCGTTTGACAGACGGAGCAGTAATTGCTTGCGGTATTGAGAACAACGAGCGGGCGTATCCCTATAAAGAACTGGCCGAAGTTCTTGGAGAGCGGGTAAAAGCTGCGGCAAATATTGACGAAGCTCTTGCAATGCTTAATTCCGGTGATAGAACTGTTCTAATTTGCGGGTCCTTGTTTTTGCTGGCAGCTTTTTATACAAGATACCCAGAATTTTTAAGAATGCCTCCAGCAGCTTAA